The Heterodontus francisci isolate sHetFra1 chromosome 33, sHetFra1.hap1, whole genome shotgun sequence genome has a segment encoding these proteins:
- the LOC137347901 gene encoding interferon alpha-14-like → MALPSVWRFWMVLALLPGTLSLGCERLQLQQVLNTETLSKLNEMGGRFPRRCVKQRLSLKTKPLNLMKRSKGFEAQDRIQIVHQTLRHINKIYSMNLGSVTWPRDKVENFRLLLDRQLGEMEECVWKLRSESKPRSNTAIHKYFRKLEKFLKQKIFSDCAWEIIRTETRACLQQILVITAKIRRRN, encoded by the exons ATGGCTTTGCCCAGTGTTTGGAGATTTTGGATGGTGTTGGCCTTGTTGCCCGGGACCCTGAGTCTGGGCTGTGAGAGGTTGCAGTTACAACAAGTTCTCAACACAGAGACTCTGAGCAAACTGAATGAAATG GGCGGTCGCTTTCCTCGACGCTGTGTAAAACAGAGGCTCTCACTGAAAACCAAGCCCTTGAACCTGATGAAACGTTCGAAGGGATTCGAG GCCCAGGACAGGATCCAGATTGTCCATCAAACCCTGCGTCACATCAACAAGATCTACAGCATGAACCTGGGCTCAGTCACATGGCCCCGAGACAAGGTGGAAAACTTTCGTCTTCTCCTCGATCGGCAACTCGGAGAGATGGAAGAATGTGTCTGGAAATTGAGATCAGAGTCCAAGCCCAGGAGCAACACTGCCATTCACAAATACTTCAGGAAACTGGAAAAGTTTCTCAAACAGAAG ATATTCAGTGACTGTGCCTGGGAAATAATCCGCACTGAGACCAGAGCCTGTTTACAACAGATCCTTGTTATAACAGCAAAAATCAGAAGAAGAAACTGA
- the LOC137347900 gene encoding interferon alpha-14-like, which produces MALPSVWRFWMVLVLLPGTLSLGCERLQLQQVLNTETLSKLNEMGGPFPRRCVKQRLSLKTKPLNLMKLSKGFEAQDRIQIVHQTLRHINKIYSMNLGSVTWPRDKVENFRLLLDRQLGELEECVWKLGSEFKPRSKTAIHKYFRKLEKFLKQKIFSDCAWEIIRTETRACLQQILVITAKIRRRS; this is translated from the exons ATGGCTTTGCCCAGTGTTTGGAGATTTTGGATGGTGTTGGTCTTGTTGCCCGGGACCCTGAGTCTGGGCTGTGAGAGGTTGCAGTTACAGCAAGTTCTCAACACAGAGACTCTGAGCAAACTGAATGAAATG GGCGGTCCCTTTCCTCGACGCTGTGTAAAACAGAGGCTCTCACTGAAAACCAAGCCCTTGAACCTGATGAAACTTTCGAAGGGATTCGAG GCCCAGGACAGGATCCAGATTGTCCATCAAACCCTGCGTCACATCAACAAGATCTACAGCATGAACCTGGGCTCAGTCACATGGCCCCGAGACAAGGTGGAAAACTTTCGTCTTCTCCTCGATCGGCAACTCGGAGAGCTGGAAGAATGTGTCTGGAAATTGGGATCAGAGTTCAAGCCCAGGAGCAAGACTGCCATTCACAAATACTTCAGGAAACTGGAAAAGTTTCTCAAACAGAAG ATATTCAGTGACTGTGCCTGGGAAATAATCCGCACTGAGACCAGAGCCTGTTTACAACAGATCCTTGTTATAACAGCAAAAATCAGAAGAAGAAGCTGA
- the LOC137347899 gene encoding interferon a3-like — protein sequence MALPSVWRFWMVLVLLPGTLCLGCERLQLQQVLNTETLSKMNEMGGRIPRQCVRERVALKTKPLNLVKLSRGLQAQDGIRIVYQTLRHISKIYSMNLASVTWPRDKVENFRLLLDRQLGELKECVWKPGSESRLRRNAAIHQYFRKLRKFLKQKRFSNCAWEIIRTETRARLQQILLITARISRRN from the exons ATGGCTTTGCCCAGTGTTTGGAGATTTTGGATGGTGTTGGTCTTGTTGCCCGGGaccctgtgtctgggctgtgagaggTTGCAGTTGCAGCAAGTTCTCAACACAGAGACTCTGAGCAAAATGAATGAAATG GGTGGTCGCATACCCCGACAGTGTGTAAGAGAGAGGGTCGCGCTGAAAACCAAGCCATTGAACCTGGTGAAGCTGTCGCGGGGTTTACAG GCCCAGGACGGGATCCGGATTGTCTATCAAACTCTGCGTCACATCAGCAAGATCTACAGCATGAACCTGGCCTCAGTCACATGGCCCCGGGACAAGGTGGAAAACTTTCGTCTTCTCCTGGATCGGCAGCTCGGAGAGCTGAAAGAATGTGTCTGGAAACCGGGATCAGAGTCCAGGCTGAGGAGAAACGCTGCCATTCACCAATACTTTAGGAAACTGAGAAAGTTTCTCAAACAGAAG AGATTCAGTAACTGTGCCTGGGAAATAATCCGCACTGAGACCAGAGCCCGTTTACAACAGATCCTTTTAATAACGGCACGAATCAGCAGAAGAAACTAA